In Haloarcula sp. H-GB4, a single genomic region encodes these proteins:
- a CDS encoding LSM domain-containing protein, which produces MSGRPLDVLEASLGETVTVQLKGGELFEGELTGYDQHMNLVVEDEDTTIIRGDNVVSITP; this is translated from the coding sequence ATGAGTGGACGACCGCTGGATGTACTCGAAGCGTCCCTCGGTGAGACAGTCACCGTACAGCTGAAGGGTGGCGAGCTGTTCGAGGGGGAACTCACCGGCTACGACCAACACATGAACCTCGTCGTTGAGGATGAAGACACAACGATTATACGCGGCGATAACGTCGTCTCAATTACTCCATGA
- the purF gene encoding amidophosphoribosyltransferase: MHEKCGVVGISLEDRDAARPLYYSLYALQHRGQESAGIVTHDGFQQYSHVEMGLVGDAFDPGDLEALNGSNGIGHVRYPTAGSVNACCAQPFSVSFKSGSLGLSHNGNLVNADEIGDELADLGHAFTSDGDTEVIAHDLARNLLEEDLVRAVKRTMNRIHGSYSLTIMHDETVLGVRDPQGNRPLCIGELEDGYVLASESAAIDTLDGELIRDVKPGELVVLHADGTGYDTYQLVEPENTANCFFEHVYFARPDSTIDENLVYEVRRELGRKLWEESGVESDVVLPVPDSGRAFASGYAEAAQDDGSDIEFAEGLMKNRYVGRTFIMPTQDERERAVRLKLNPIKSTIEGKSVTIIDDSIVRGTTSTQLIKLLKDAGAEEVHVRIGAPPIVAPCYMGIDMASRDELIAGNQSVDEIREEIEADSLSYLSIDAIAETLDKSRTDLCLGCVTGEYPYDIEGEATDRDVARPDIGTQSRPADD, translated from the coding sequence ATGCACGAGAAGTGCGGCGTTGTTGGCATCTCTTTGGAGGACCGTGACGCCGCCCGACCGCTTTACTACTCCTTGTACGCGCTCCAGCATCGCGGCCAGGAATCAGCGGGTATCGTCACCCACGACGGGTTCCAGCAGTACAGCCACGTCGAAATGGGACTCGTCGGTGACGCATTCGACCCCGGCGATCTGGAGGCGCTCAACGGCTCCAACGGTATCGGTCACGTCCGATACCCGACGGCCGGAAGCGTCAACGCCTGCTGTGCCCAGCCGTTCTCCGTCTCGTTCAAGTCGGGGTCGCTGGGACTGTCCCACAACGGGAACCTCGTCAACGCTGACGAAATCGGCGACGAACTGGCCGACCTTGGTCACGCCTTCACGTCCGACGGCGACACCGAGGTCATCGCCCACGACCTTGCGCGTAATCTTCTCGAGGAGGATCTGGTTCGGGCTGTCAAGCGGACGATGAACCGCATCCACGGGTCGTACTCTCTGACCATCATGCACGACGAGACAGTCCTCGGCGTGCGCGACCCGCAAGGGAACCGACCGCTGTGTATCGGCGAACTCGAGGACGGCTACGTCCTTGCTTCCGAATCAGCAGCTATCGACACGCTTGACGGCGAGCTGATCCGTGACGTCAAGCCCGGTGAACTCGTCGTCCTGCACGCCGACGGAACCGGCTACGATACCTATCAGCTCGTCGAACCAGAGAACACGGCCAATTGTTTCTTCGAGCACGTCTACTTCGCGCGACCGGACTCGACCATCGACGAAAATCTCGTCTACGAGGTCCGGCGCGAGCTTGGTCGGAAACTCTGGGAGGAGTCCGGCGTCGAATCAGACGTGGTGTTGCCGGTGCCAGACTCCGGGCGTGCGTTCGCCTCCGGGTACGCCGAGGCCGCACAGGACGACGGCTCGGACATCGAGTTCGCTGAAGGGCTGATGAAAAATCGCTACGTCGGCCGCACGTTCATCATGCCGACCCAAGACGAACGCGAGCGGGCCGTTCGGCTGAAGCTCAACCCCATCAAGTCAACAATCGAGGGCAAAAGCGTCACCATCATCGACGACTCTATCGTCCGCGGGACCACCTCGACGCAGCTGATCAAGTTGCTGAAAGACGCCGGTGCCGAGGAGGTCCACGTCCGCATCGGCGCACCGCCAATTGTTGCCCCGTGTTACATGGGAATCGACATGGCCTCCCGCGATGAACTCATCGCCGGGAACCAGTCTGTCGACGAGATCCGCGAGGAAATCGAGGCGGACTCGCTATCGTACCTCTCTATCGACGCCATCGCGGAGACGCTGGACAAGAGCCGGACTGACCTCTGTCTCGGCTGTGTCACCGGCGAGTATCCTTACGATATCGAGGGCGAGGCGACGGACCGTGACGTTGCCCGCCCGGATATCGGGACGCAGTCGAGGCCGGCTGACGACTAG
- a CDS encoding DUF420 domain-containing protein, with protein sequence MDLQARYRVPALTGLLTIVSLALVFGAVLGAIPQSALPAAPASILGAIPHANAVVSALAIGTIVGGIRAIRRGNVARHRKLMLSSFGLFALFLVLYLYRITLEGPTDFTGPSVVETYFYLPFLAVHILLAIIAIPAVYYVLLLAYTYPVSELPSTNHPRAGKMAASLWLISFSMGIIVYAMLYLVW encoded by the coding sequence ATGGATCTTCAGGCTCGGTATCGCGTGCCAGCACTCACTGGCCTATTGACGATCGTGTCGCTCGCGCTCGTGTTCGGGGCTGTGCTCGGGGCGATTCCCCAGTCGGCTCTCCCCGCTGCGCCCGCGAGCATTCTCGGGGCGATCCCCCACGCCAACGCCGTGGTCAGCGCCCTCGCTATCGGAACAATCGTTGGCGGTATCCGAGCGATACGCCGCGGCAACGTCGCCCGACACCGGAAGCTGATGCTCTCCTCGTTTGGCCTGTTCGCCCTGTTTCTCGTGCTGTACCTCTATCGGATAACGCTCGAAGGACCGACGGACTTCACCGGCCCGTCAGTCGTCGAGACCTACTTCTACCTGCCGTTTCTCGCCGTCCACATCCTGCTTGCCATCATCGCCATCCCAGCGGTGTACTACGTCTTGCTCTTGGCCTACACGTACCCCGTTTCAGAACTGCCGTCAACGAACCACCCGCGTGCCGGGAAAATGGCCGCAAGCCTGTGGCTGATCTCCTTCTCGATGGGAATCATCGTGTACGCGATGCTGTATCTGGTCTGGTAA
- a CDS encoding TrmB family transcriptional regulator sugar-binding domain-containing protein, whose product MMAQPGLEIHRTQSAVIDAIQSLIDSAEGSLTIAVPKLSLSEFVPQLSAAIKRDVLVLLLVHGDETGPTPAYEDIATAVRTIESGITPLLVTADTQRGLTGHSDMLTDSIADYQATEFDNRNLAHDEFTMFLGSHWLMGTERYVADVCAFPRTFSAFQFAVLMAALALRAGTPITARARVLSTPDRTETTISGPVINARQSLVYPASSKNPAERSLTIETDDGPVTVGGSGATKEAYECREITLDRADDQ is encoded by the coding sequence ATGATGGCACAACCGGGGCTGGAAATCCATCGGACCCAGTCGGCAGTCATCGATGCAATACAATCGCTTATCGACAGTGCCGAGGGGAGCCTCACGATTGCGGTCCCGAAATTGTCTCTCTCAGAGTTTGTGCCGCAACTCAGCGCCGCTATCAAGCGGGATGTGCTGGTGTTGCTACTGGTCCATGGCGATGAGACAGGACCGACGCCCGCATACGAGGATATCGCAACGGCGGTCAGGACAATCGAGAGCGGCATCACCCCACTGCTCGTCACCGCCGATACCCAGCGTGGACTCACTGGTCATTCCGATATGCTGACTGATTCGATAGCAGACTATCAGGCGACTGAATTCGACAACAGGAATCTCGCACACGACGAATTCACGATGTTTCTCGGTAGTCACTGGCTGATGGGGACGGAACGCTATGTCGCCGACGTATGTGCGTTCCCGCGGACCTTTTCCGCGTTTCAGTTCGCAGTGCTCATGGCGGCGCTGGCGCTACGGGCAGGAACACCGATCACTGCCCGCGCTCGGGTACTCTCGACTCCGGACCGTACTGAAACGACGATATCTGGACCGGTGATAAACGCCCGGCAGAGTCTCGTCTATCCCGCATCGAGCAAGAACCCGGCTGAACGGTCACTCACCATCGAGACCGACGATGGACCAGTCACTGTCGGCGGGTCCGGTGCGACCAAGGAAGCCTACGAATGTCGCGAAATCACGCTTGACAGGGCTGACGATCAATAA
- a CDS encoding histidine kinase dimerization/phospho-acceptor domain-containing protein, whose product MKSQPTVLFVRSPSQDRAAISMLRDSGLTVHEFDGVRDLECALGDYDTDCVVTNCEVTNPDGTQYLGGLTVIDRLRESHPELPVVLFAEVTNGDIAREAYSRDVFGYVPGTVGDANQRLLAQVDAAVASSPARQRANKRKQLNEAVRLVNQALVRSQSRMDIEHDVTAVLAGTARYSEACTVTCQHDRPVVRALGSQRDRVSITAPEPLRRAESEDRLVVADIDPATFADDADALETDCARVLAVPLVYDGVSYGVLGVYADRVDIFDTEEQDTFREVGHNIALAIDASQTKDALQQRTTELERQKERLRELARIISHELRNPLQAAMGRVELLAAEHAAEEFDAIQRSHTRISFLIDDLMEIARQGSRQYTVEPVTLSNVMADAWTTVDTAGSTIEIDCTETILADSNRLRQLAENFFRLATEQGDTGKITITDTATGFALEHDGPPLEAGNEGPFELYYATSDEGVGLHLAVIREIAHGHGWEIALSNEPTGQVRLHVTGVEQPSAKTT is encoded by the coding sequence ATGAAGTCACAGCCCACCGTCCTGTTCGTCCGTAGTCCGAGCCAGGACAGGGCCGCGATTTCGATGCTCCGGGACAGTGGTCTCACCGTCCACGAGTTCGACGGTGTTCGTGATCTTGAGTGTGCGCTTGGCGACTACGACACTGACTGCGTCGTCACGAACTGCGAAGTCACGAATCCGGACGGAACACAGTATCTCGGTGGGCTGACGGTTATCGACCGACTGCGGGAAAGCCATCCCGAACTCCCAGTCGTCCTCTTTGCTGAGGTGACAAACGGGGACATCGCCCGTGAAGCCTACAGCCGCGACGTGTTTGGCTACGTTCCGGGCACAGTGGGCGACGCCAACCAGCGGCTTCTGGCGCAAGTCGACGCGGCCGTCGCGTCCAGTCCGGCCCGTCAGCGGGCGAATAAGCGAAAACAGCTCAATGAGGCCGTCCGGCTGGTCAATCAGGCGCTCGTCCGCTCACAGTCGCGGATGGATATCGAACACGACGTCACGGCGGTTCTGGCGGGCACAGCCAGATACAGCGAGGCCTGTACGGTGACCTGTCAGCACGACAGGCCGGTCGTTCGAGCGCTGGGGTCACAGCGTGACCGTGTTTCTATCACCGCGCCGGAGCCATTGCGCCGCGCCGAGTCGGAAGACCGACTGGTCGTTGCAGACATTGACCCAGCAACGTTCGCGGATGACGCGGACGCACTGGAGACGGACTGTGCCCGAGTTCTCGCTGTCCCACTGGTGTACGATGGGGTGTCGTACGGCGTCCTCGGAGTATACGCCGACCGTGTCGATATCTTCGACACAGAAGAACAAGATACGTTCCGGGAGGTCGGCCACAATATCGCGCTGGCTATCGATGCAAGCCAGACGAAAGACGCGCTCCAGCAGCGGACGACGGAACTGGAACGACAGAAAGAGCGACTCCGAGAGCTCGCACGGATCATCTCACACGAACTCCGGAATCCCCTTCAGGCAGCGATGGGGCGGGTCGAACTGCTAGCCGCTGAACACGCCGCCGAGGAGTTTGATGCTATCCAGCGAAGCCACACCCGTATTTCGTTTCTTATCGATGACCTCATGGAAATCGCCCGACAGGGCAGTCGACAGTACACCGTCGAGCCAGTCACGCTCTCCAACGTGATGGCGGACGCCTGGACGACGGTCGACACCGCTGGGTCGACCATCGAAATCGACTGTACCGAGACGATACTGGCCGATAGCAACCGACTGCGTCAGCTTGCGGAAAACTTCTTCCGGCTTGCCACGGAGCAGGGCGATACCGGGAAGATAACAATCACAGACACGGCCACTGGGTTCGCCCTCGAGCACGACGGCCCCCCGCTGGAGGCGGGTAATGAGGGACCGTTTGAACTCTACTACGCCACCAGTGACGAAGGGGTCGGGCTCCACCTCGCCGTGATCCGGGAAATCGCCCACGGCCACGGATGGGAAATCGCCCTTTCCAACGAACCGACTGGACAGGTCCGTCTGCACGTTACCGGCGTCGAGCAGCCGTCAGCGAAAACTACGTAG
- a CDS encoding M20/M25/M40 family metallo-hydrolase, whose product MDTRRREFLESLLTTPGPSGYEADSQRVWLDYVSEFADEVRTDDYGNAVAKVEGGDTTVALAGHGDEIGFIVRDFTDDGFIKLGRIGGSDKTVSRGQHVTIHTADGPVSGVVGQTAIHLRDSDDDSVPEIAEQHVDVGAEDGDEVESLVDRGDPVTFVQTLSELENGRLAARAMDNRIGIWAAAEGLRRAAESDADATVYAVSTVQEEVGVQGAKMVGFDLAPDVAIAADVTHATDSPGSPGKAATGVELGGGPVVARGSANHPVAVDALRETSDAEDIDIQLQATGIRTGTDADAFYTSRGGIPSVNVGLPNRYMHTPVEVIDPDDLDALADLLAGFAVRAAERAPFSVDV is encoded by the coding sequence ATGGACACACGACGACGAGAGTTCCTTGAATCGCTGCTGACAACGCCCGGCCCGTCTGGATACGAGGCCGACAGCCAGCGCGTGTGGCTCGACTACGTCAGCGAGTTCGCCGACGAGGTCCGAACGGACGACTACGGGAACGCTGTCGCAAAGGTCGAGGGCGGCGACACGACTGTTGCACTCGCCGGCCACGGCGACGAAATTGGATTCATCGTTCGGGACTTCACGGACGACGGGTTCATCAAACTGGGCCGTATCGGCGGCTCTGACAAGACCGTCTCGCGCGGACAACACGTCACCATTCACACGGCCGACGGTCCCGTCTCGGGTGTCGTGGGACAGACCGCGATTCACCTCCGGGACTCGGACGACGACTCCGTGCCGGAGATCGCTGAACAGCACGTCGACGTCGGGGCTGAGGACGGCGACGAGGTAGAATCGCTTGTCGACCGCGGCGACCCGGTGACGTTCGTCCAGACGCTGAGTGAACTGGAGAACGGCCGCCTCGCTGCACGGGCGATGGACAACCGTATCGGCATCTGGGCGGCCGCAGAGGGCCTCCGCCGCGCGGCAGAGTCAGACGCGGACGCGACGGTGTACGCTGTCTCGACAGTGCAGGAAGAGGTCGGCGTGCAAGGTGCGAAGATGGTTGGGTTCGACCTCGCGCCGGATGTCGCCATCGCGGCGGACGTAACACACGCAACGGACTCACCGGGCTCGCCTGGCAAAGCCGCGACGGGTGTGGAACTCGGCGGGGGACCGGTCGTTGCTCGCGGGAGCGCGAACCATCCGGTCGCTGTCGACGCCCTTCGCGAGACGAGCGACGCCGAGGACATCGACATTCAGTTGCAGGCGACCGGTATCCGGACCGGGACCGACGCGGACGCCTTCTACACTTCCCGCGGTGGGATTCCATCGGTCAACGTCGGCCTCCCGAACCGCTACATGCACACGCCGGTCGAAGTTATCGACCCGGACGATCTCGACGCGCTCGCGGACCTACTAGCTGGCTTCGCCGTCCGAGCGGCCGAGCGAGCGCCGTTTAGCGTCGACGTGTAA
- a CDS encoding Rrf2 family transcriptional regulator — MVSIDLNNSQRTMLTTLVNRYQQTGEAVTGETIAEEIDRNPGTVRNQMQSLTSLGLVEGIPGPTGGYKPTSEAFDAIDRQQIDEAESVVVAHDYDRVDVTVEEINFTNVHDPEKCRARFHLQSSVQGFSEGQAVILGPTPISKLVVAGTVVAVDESNSEILLDVAKIEGPVEEPEK; from the coding sequence ATGGTTAGCATCGATCTGAACAACAGCCAGCGAACGATGCTTACGACGCTGGTAAACAGGTATCAACAGACCGGTGAGGCAGTTACCGGCGAGACAATCGCGGAGGAGATCGACCGGAATCCAGGAACGGTACGGAACCAGATGCAGAGTCTGACCTCGCTGGGACTTGTCGAAGGAATTCCCGGCCCAACGGGTGGGTACAAGCCGACATCTGAGGCGTTCGACGCAATCGACCGCCAGCAGATAGACGAGGCCGAGAGCGTCGTCGTTGCCCACGACTACGATCGGGTCGACGTCACCGTCGAGGAAATCAACTTCACCAACGTTCACGACCCTGAGAAGTGTCGCGCCCGGTTCCACCTCCAGAGTTCGGTGCAGGGCTTCAGCGAGGGACAGGCCGTCATTCTCGGCCCGACGCCGATCTCGAAGCTCGTCGTCGCCGGGACGGTTGTCGCTGTCGACGAATCGAACAGCGAAATCCTCCTCGATGTCGCGAAAATAGAAGGACCTGTAGAAGAACCGGAGAAATAA
- a CDS encoding zinc-dependent metalloprotease — MGLYHSVQAVAGATGDGPIDWSAVADAAKGATDTGDLTVETPERDGYATDVRDARDRVREVGELAFDLPETVEIQNRHHWIDANVATFSRVMEPIEQQAEYMPGIARVVNTGSMAVALSFLGNNVLGQYDPVLLADNDAHALYFVRPNINRVASQLNVERDRFRRWIAFHEVTHAAEFGAAPWLSDHLETAMEDAIDNLTDGNIDRTTLGELDTTMTAVEGYAELLMDRAFDDEYDDLRRKVDERRQGRGPIASLMRRLLGLGMKRQQYERGKAFFDTVADARGVAAAGRVWDSPDTLPTEDEIETPTLWIDRVDP, encoded by the coding sequence ATGGGATTATACCACAGCGTTCAGGCTGTCGCCGGCGCGACCGGCGACGGCCCCATCGACTGGAGTGCTGTCGCAGACGCCGCGAAGGGCGCCACGGACACGGGAGACCTCACCGTCGAGACGCCCGAACGCGACGGCTACGCGACCGACGTTCGGGACGCACGAGATCGCGTCCGGGAGGTCGGCGAACTCGCCTTTGATTTGCCCGAAACCGTCGAAATCCAGAACCGACATCACTGGATCGACGCCAACGTCGCCACGTTCAGCCGTGTGATGGAGCCGATAGAACAGCAGGCCGAGTATATGCCCGGCATCGCCCGCGTCGTCAACACCGGGTCGATGGCCGTTGCGCTGTCGTTTCTCGGGAACAACGTTCTGGGCCAGTACGACCCCGTCTTGCTCGCGGACAACGACGCCCACGCGCTGTACTTCGTGCGCCCCAACATCAACCGGGTCGCCAGCCAGCTGAACGTCGAGCGGGACCGCTTCCGCCGCTGGATCGCCTTCCACGAAGTCACGCACGCGGCAGAGTTCGGTGCGGCCCCGTGGCTGTCTGACCACCTCGAAACGGCGATGGAGGACGCCATCGACAACCTCACCGACGGCAACATCGACCGGACAACACTTGGCGAACTCGATACGACGATGACCGCCGTCGAGGGGTACGCGGAGCTGCTGATGGACCGTGCCTTCGATGACGAGTACGACGACCTGCGGCGGAAAGTCGACGAGCGCCGACAGGGACGTGGCCCCATCGCGTCGCTCATGCGCCGACTGCTCGGACTCGGGATGAAACGGCAACAGTACGAACGCGGGAAAGCGTTCTTCGACACGGTCGCAGACGCCCGCGGCGTTGCCGCGGCCGGGCGTGTCTGGGACTCTCCGGACACACTACCAACTGAAGACGAGATAGAGACGCCGACGCTGTGGATCGACCGCGTCGATCCCTGA
- a CDS encoding CDC48 family AAA ATPase: MRLTVKPLKQKDAGRGLAAIDRAAMDELELENGDYIVLEGKQDSRAVARVWPGYPEDEGKGIVRIDGQLRQEANVGIDDPVNIEKADVNPATSVTVALPQNLRVRGNVGPMIRNNLSGQAVTQGQTVPVSFGLGPLSSMSGQKIPLKIAETEPSGTVVVTDSTDIQVSEMPAEQVHSGEGAPEARDTPDVTYEDIGGLDRELEQVREMIELPMRHPELFQQLGIEPPKGVLLHGPPGTGKTLMAKAVANEIDAYFTTISGPEIMSKYYGESEEQLREVFDEASENSPAIVFIDEIDSIAPKRGETQGDVERRVVAQLLSLMDGLEERGQVIVIGATNRVDAIDPALRRGGRFDREIEIGVPDKEGRKEILQVHTRGMPLSEAINIENYAENTHGFVGADLASLTKEGAMNALRRIRPELDLESDEIDAEVLERLEISDKDFREAMKGIEPSALREVFVEVPDVTWDSVGGLEGTKERLRETIQWPLEYEDVFESMDLEAAKGVLMYGPPGTGKTLLAKAVANEAQSNFISVKGPELLNKFVGESEKGVREVFSKARENAPTVVFFDEIDSIAGERGGGTTDSGVGERVVSQLLTELDGIEEMENVVVVATTNRPDLIDDALLRPGRLDRHVHVPVPDEEARRAIFQVHTRSKPLADGVDLDELASRTDGYVGADIEAVAREASMAATREFINSVDPEEIGDSVSNVRVTMDHFEHALSEVGPSVTEETRERYDEIEQRFDRAEPGVTDESTASRTFQ, encoded by the coding sequence ATGAGACTCACTGTTAAACCACTCAAACAGAAAGACGCCGGCCGAGGCCTCGCGGCTATCGACCGCGCCGCGATGGACGAACTCGAACTCGAGAACGGCGACTACATCGTTCTCGAAGGGAAACAGGACAGCCGCGCAGTCGCCCGGGTCTGGCCCGGTTACCCCGAAGACGAGGGGAAAGGCATCGTTCGTATCGACGGGCAACTTCGACAGGAGGCCAACGTCGGTATCGATGACCCGGTCAATATCGAAAAGGCCGATGTCAACCCCGCGACCTCGGTCACCGTCGCGCTGCCCCAGAACCTCCGGGTTCGGGGCAACGTCGGGCCGATGATTCGCAACAACCTCAGCGGCCAGGCCGTCACGCAAGGGCAGACAGTTCCGGTGAGCTTCGGCCTCGGACCGCTTTCCTCGATGTCCGGCCAGAAGATTCCGCTGAAGATCGCCGAGACAGAACCCTCCGGCACGGTCGTCGTGACTGACTCCACAGACATCCAGGTCAGCGAGATGCCCGCCGAACAGGTCCACAGCGGCGAGGGCGCACCCGAAGCTCGCGACACGCCTGACGTGACCTACGAGGACATCGGCGGCCTCGACCGCGAGCTTGAACAGGTCCGTGAGATGATCGAGCTGCCGATGCGCCACCCCGAACTGTTCCAGCAGCTCGGTATCGAGCCGCCGAAAGGCGTTCTCCTGCACGGCCCGCCCGGCACTGGCAAGACACTGATGGCGAAGGCCGTCGCCAACGAGATCGACGCGTACTTCACCACGATCTCCGGGCCGGAGATCATGTCGAAGTACTACGGCGAAAGCGAGGAGCAACTCCGCGAAGTCTTCGACGAGGCGTCGGAGAACTCCCCCGCGATCGTCTTCATTGACGAAATTGACTCTATCGCCCCGAAGCGCGGCGAGACGCAGGGCGACGTGGAACGCCGCGTCGTCGCCCAGCTGCTCAGCCTGATGGACGGGCTTGAAGAGCGTGGGCAGGTCATCGTCATCGGCGCGACGAACCGCGTCGACGCCATCGACCCGGCGCTGCGCCGTGGTGGCCGCTTTGACCGCGAGATCGAGATCGGTGTCCCAGACAAGGAGGGCCGCAAGGAGATCCTGCAGGTCCACACCCGCGGGATGCCCCTCTCCGAGGCGATCAACATCGAGAACTACGCCGAGAACACCCACGGCTTCGTCGGCGCTGACCTCGCCTCTCTCACGAAAGAAGGGGCGATGAACGCACTCCGCCGTATCCGCCCCGAACTCGACCTCGAATCCGACGAGATCGACGCCGAGGTGCTTGAACGCCTGGAAATCAGCGACAAGGACTTCCGCGAGGCGATGAAGGGCATCGAGCCCTCCGCGCTCCGGGAGGTCTTCGTCGAAGTCCCGGATGTCACCTGGGACTCTGTCGGCGGACTCGAAGGCACCAAGGAACGGCTCCGGGAGACCATCCAGTGGCCCCTAGAGTACGAAGACGTATTCGAGTCGATGGACCTCGAAGCCGCAAAGGGCGTGCTGATGTACGGCCCACCCGGCACTGGGAAGACGCTGCTGGCGAAGGCCGTCGCCAACGAGGCCCAGTCCAACTTTATCTCTGTGAAGGGACCGGAACTCCTGAACAAGTTCGTGGGCGAGTCCGAGAAGGGCGTCCGCGAAGTGTTCAGTAAGGCCCGCGAGAACGCCCCGACTGTGGTGTTCTTCGACGAGATCGACTCCATTGCTGGCGAACGTGGCGGCGGCACGACCGACTCCGGCGTCGGCGAACGCGTCGTCTCCCAGCTCCTGACGGAACTGGACGGCATCGAGGAGATGGAGAACGTCGTGGTCGTCGCGACCACGAACCGGCCGGACCTCATCGACGATGCACTCCTGCGCCCCGGGCGGCTCGACAGGCACGTTCACGTGCCCGTCCCGGACGAGGAAGCCCGGCGCGCCATCTTCCAGGTCCACACCCGTAGCAAGCCGCTGGCAGACGGCGTCGACCTCGACGAACTGGCCAGCCGAACGGACGGCTACGTCGGCGCAGACATCGAAGCGGTCGCCCGCGAGGCATCGATGGCCGCGACCCGGGAGTTCATCAACAGCGTGGACCCCGAGGAGATCGGCGACAGTGTCAGCAACGTCCGCGTGACGATGGACCACTTCGAGCATGCGCTCTCCGAAGTCGGCCCCAGCGTCACCGAGGAGACCCGCGAGCGCTACGACGAGATCGAACAGCGCTTCGACCGGGCAGAACCCGGCGTCACCGACGAAAGCACGGCCAGCCGAACCTTCCAGTAG
- a CDS encoding 50S ribosomal protein L37e, with protein sequence MTGAGTPSQGKKNTTTHTKCRRCGEKSYHTKKKVCSSCGFGKSAKRRDYEWQSKAGE encoded by the coding sequence ATGACTGGCGCAGGAACTCCGAGTCAGGGCAAGAAAAACACCACGACGCACACGAAGTGCCGACGGTGTGGTGAAAAGTCGTATCACACGAAAAAGAAGGTCTGCTCGTCGTGCGGTTTCGGCAAGTCGGCCAAGCGGCGTGACTACGAGTGGCAGTCGAAAGCAGGCGAATAA